In Brachypodium distachyon strain Bd21 chromosome 2, Brachypodium_distachyon_v3.0, whole genome shotgun sequence, one genomic interval encodes:
- the LOC100823363 gene encoding NAC transcription factor 56, giving the protein MEEGFVFRGWQLPPGFRFQPTDQEIIVCYLKKKVTSAASAATSIIADVDIYKFDPWELPGKAMFGEGEWFFFSPRERKYPNGARPNRTAGSGYWKATGTDKPILASGGARCLGVKKALVFYQGRSPRGAKTDWVMHEFRLLHPDDGAAHSNNHPRDSMRLDDWVLCRVRKKGAASVPVAPDAGGLGSGAAPPSHAGVAPVQVPDAPYGVGGYVDDWTDCQILQYLIAGGGSGQADGAGAVGESAPGGTLASVLETIKRNLSFEAVEDAHHDQQLPTSSTSLPMFEID; this is encoded by the exons ATGGAAGAAGGGTTTGTGTTccgggggtggcagctgccgCCGGGGTTCCGTTTCCAGCCGACGGACCAGGAGATCATCGTCTGCTACCTCAAGAAGAAGgtcacctccgccgcctccgctgccacctccatcATCGCCGACGTCGACATCTACAAGTTCGACCCCTGGGAACTCCCTG GCAAGGCGATGTTCGGGGAAGGGGAGTGGTTCTTCTTCAGCCCGCGGGAGCGCAAGTACCCCAACGGCGCGCGGCCGAACCGCACGGCGGGGTCGGGCTACTGGAAGGCCACGGGCACCGACAAGCCCATCCTGGCCTCCGGCGGAGCGCGCTGCCTGGGCGTCAAGAAGGCGCTCGTCTTCTACCAGGGCCGCTCTCCCCGGGGCGCCAAGACCGACTGGGTCATGCACGAGTTCCGCCTTCTCCAccccgacgacggcgccgcccacAGTAATAATCACCCCCGCGACTCCATGAGGCTCGACGACTGGGTCCTCTGCCGCGTGCGTAAGAAGGGCGCCGCGTCCGTGCCCGTCGCGCCGGACGCGGGCGGGCTCGGCTCCGGGGCGGCTCCGCCAAGCCATGCCGGCGTAGCTCCGGTACAGGTGCCCGACGCGCCGTACGGCGTAGGCGGCTACGTTGACGACTGGACTGACTGCCAGATCTTGCAGTACCTGATAGCCGGGGGGGGCTCTGGGCAGGCGGACGGtgccggcgccgtgggcgaGAGCGCGCCTGGCGGCACGCTGGCGTCGGTGCTGGAGACCATCAAGAGGAACCTCTCGTTCGAGGCCGTCGAGGACGCGCACCACGACCAGCAGCTGCCGACGTCGTCAACATCGCTGCCCATGTTTGAGATTGATTAG
- the LOC100823668 gene encoding uncharacterized protein LOC100823668 — protein sequence MSCLQSPTPGVDVDRRRRPAQKAEAEGRPALDMLDEFWFFSNTLGKQDDGKGMRRPPLLPKSPSTSSASSGRTKGHGSDGQQQQQQQAGDSRLSSKSRFFASGCRRLLRTPSLPAPRIGREELPKDEEIVDEDAAVADQEVEVEDDDLNWSSIYEGVLRTRIAEEERRSSSAAALHRAPSMPVPPSATMGGRRGGGLETATMSTPSMPRLQHSYSTLERHCRSHTPTKPDRPTPRTTAGGSKPGRGQPRRELRSFSAAQQPAIARNRSSLQLQDKMWKSSSALESIEVQGFKDLGFVFDKEELRESLADVLPGLRDSKAAKSSGSVSAGSGSASDDNDDTNGSAVGDGETVRRPYLSEAWHHGARSAPPAAAGIRLQQADARSAAEMKDQIRMWAQAVACNVRQEC from the exons ATGAGCTGCTTGCAGTCGCCGACTCCGGGCGTTGACGTCgacaggaggaggcggccggcgcagAAGGCAGAGGCGGAGGGTCGTCCGGCGCTGGACATGCTCGACGAGTTCTGGTTCTTCAGCAACACGCTGGGCAAGCAGGACGACGGGAAGGGGATgcggaggccgccgctgctgcccaAGTCGCCCTCCACGTCGTCCGCCTCGTCTGGGCGGACCAAGGGGCATGGCTCCgacggccagcagcagcagcagcagcaggcggggGATAGTAGGCTTAGTAGCAAGTCCCGGTTCTTCGCGTCCGGGTGCCGGAGGCTCCTCCGGACGCCGTCTCTCCCGGCGCCCCGCATCGGCagggaggagctgcccaaggaCGAAGAGATAGTGGATGAggatgctgctgttgctgatcaggaagtggaggtggaggacgatGATCTGAACTGGAGCTCCATTTACGAGGGCGTCCTGCGCACCAGGATCGCCGAGGAGGAACGCAGGTCGTCATCGGCGGCAGCGCTGCACCGGGCGCCGTCCATGCCGGTCCCGCCGTCCGCCACGAtgggcggccgccgcggcggcggcctcgagaCGGCCACCATGTCGACGCCGAGCATGCCCAGGCTCCAGCACTCGTACAGCACGCTCGAGAGACACTGCCGCTCGCACACGCCCACCAAG CCTGACCGGCCGACACCGAGGACGACGGCAGGCGGCAGCAAGCCGGGGCGTGGCCAGCCGCGGCGCGAGCTCCGATCGTTCAGCGCGGCCCAGCAGCCGGCCATCGCCCGGAACAGGAGCTCGTTGCAGTTGCAGGACAAGATGTGGAAGAGCTCGAGCGCCCTGGAATCGATCGAGGTGCAGGGGTTCAAGGACCTGGGCTTCGTGTTCGACAAGGAGGAGCTCAGGGAGAGCCTGGCGGACGTGCTCCCGGGCCTCCGCGACAGCAAAGCGGCCAAGAGCTCCGGCTCCGTCTCGGCCGGGTCCGGCAGCGCCAGCGACGACAACGACGACACGAACGGGAGTGCCGTTGGGGATGGTGAGACCGTGCGGCGGCCGTACCTGTCGGAGGCGTGGCACCACGGCGCGCGGtcggcgccgcccgcggcggcggggataAGGCTGCAGCAGGCGGACGCGAGGTCCGcggcggagatgaaggacCAGATTCGGATGTGGGCGCAGGCCGTCGCGTGCAACGTCAGACAAGAGTGTTAA
- the LOC100821696 gene encoding uncharacterized protein LOC100821696, translating to MVIDDPLDFEGENDPLLSAPRPAKRKKVIGLDDLLVDFFESGKDELKASGSKSKRGLKGYNSDDEDKKIREKEINFCKFVEECEEQAKAMDPGDDVPQWGLQVFGCQKLPPILNDSGIENCQLLQSFSGEEHLGFDPEMEQGEGFLEGMLRDGWLLKLVLLYGSVEDSIVSWTLTKLLYSTNKKLQNSASEFWDSLLSLNEDDKQLIKFGYFPSYSILKDAVLNYGYLHDAPFTKTCISGSAVADDGPPQNIIAWLRVVSACCKIRKMHSVFSPSEAEDLLVIVISLFLDRHLEGLLLILGDCLNSLVLYFNSSEWESSCLVVAESIAKRVPLDLNCLRIVDCITGTNERSKFLRSQLALQFLKISFGLKVANVEKILKSVTSINVKEKECNFFRLYVYLVLMDNLLFSSDAFRNKPAIIEAWRNYLRNCSTQIGCTDWRFYASKVRNKASYLLQGAILKRPAVSGISAR from the exons ATGGTGATAGACGATCCACTCGACTTCGAGGGAGAGAACGACCCGCTCCTTTCCGCCCCGCGCCCCGCCAAGAG GAAGAAGGTTATTGGGTTGGACGATCTCTTAGTGGATTTCTTTGAATCGGGCAAGGATGAGCTCAAAGCTTCTGGCAGCAAGTCTAAGCGCGGCCTCAAGGGATATAATTCAGACGACGAAGACAAAAAAATTAGGGAGAAGGAGATTAACTTTTGCAAATTTGTTGAGGAGTGTGAGGAACAG GCGAAAGCAATGGATCCTGGAGATGATGTACCCCAATGGGGACTGCAAGTATTTGGCTGCCAG AAATTGCCCCCAATTCTTAACGACTCGGGAATCGAAAATTGTCAACTTTTGCAATCATTCTCTGGAGAAGAGCATTTAGGTTTTGATCCAGAAATGGAACAAG GAGAGGGCTTTCTAGAAGGCATGCTGAGGGATGGCTGGCTTTTGAAGTTGGTCCTCTTGTATGGTTCTGTTGAAGACTCTATAGTATCATGGACACTAACCAAGT TGCTGTACTCAACCAACAAGAAGTTACAAAATTCTGCATCTGAATTTTGGGATAGTCTCCTTTCCCTAAATGAG GATGATAAACAATTGATCAAGTTTGGGTATTTCCCAAGCTACTCTATTCTAAAGGATGCTGTACTTAACTATGGATATCTACATGATGCTCCCTTCACTAAAACTTGCATCTCTGGAAGTGCTGTTGCAG ATGACGGTCCACCCCAAAACATCATTGCATGGTTAAGGGTTGTATCTGCTTGCTGCAAAATTAG AAAAATGCATTCTGTCTTCTCGCCTTCTGAAGCAGAAGATCTCCTTGTTATTGTTATTTCCCTCTTTTTGGACCGTCACCTTGAAGGACTGCTGCTTATTTTGGGAGACTGCCTGAACTCACTCGTCTTGTACTTCAACTCAAGTGAATGGGAAAGTAGCTGCCTAGTGGTGGCTGAGTCAATTGCTAAGAG AGTCCCTCTGGATCTCAATTGTTTAAGGATTGTTGACTGCATTACTGGAACAAATGAGCGTAGCAAATTCTTAAGGAGCCAGCTGGCCCTTCAGTTTCTCAAGATCAGCTTTGGCCTTAAA GTTGCAAATGTTGAAAAGATCTTGAAGTCTGTCACATCCATAAATGTGAAGGAGAAAGAATGCAATTTCTTCAGGCTGTACGTGTACCTGGTTCTGATGGACAACTTGCTGTTCTCAAGTGATGCGTTTAGAAATAAGCCTGCGATAATTGAAGCTTGGCGTAATTATCTCCGAAACTGTTCGACCCAAATTGGATGCACAGACTGGAGATTCTACGCTTCAAAG GTTCGAAACAAGGCGTCATATCTTCTGCAAGGTGCGATCTTGAAAAGACCTGCTGTCAGTGGCATTTCTGCTCGGTAA
- the LOC104582527 gene encoding uncharacterized protein LOC104582527: protein MDRILCPEGAVIIRDKVDALVKVEKIANAMRWKTRLANHEGGPRVPEKMLVAVRRNCSFNQGRRRMGGWTRRSDRKNSMLMTVYVSDIDQQVPWSRTILCQISLKALKCKKVVEDTLVLGIWWPRDHHWLTQVVEVPCLFLFEGTDFLMAGQHTAACRALTRRKKAWWANAMGNIHMHCWQIDEYIIFWHYHVIYTKGPKTEGDCNVFLFTFTLLMAEVLKLYISRRILAQI, encoded by the exons ATGGACCGGATCTTATGCCCAGAGGGCGCAGTTATAATCCGTGACAAGGTTGATGCTCTTGTAAAGGTGGAGAAAATAGCCAACGCCATGAGATGGAAAACAAGATTGGCCAACCATGAGGGTGGGCCTCGTGTGCCTGAGAAGATGCTCGTTGCAGTT AGAAGGAATTGCTCCTTCAACCagggaaggagaaggatgGGAGGCTGGACACGGCGATCTGATAGGAAGAATAGCATGCTGATGACTGTTTATGTCTCTGATATTGATCAACAA GTTCCTTGGTCTCGTACTATTTTATGCCAAATTTCCTTGAAAGCTTTGAAATG TAAAAAAGTAGTCGAAGACACGCTTGTTCTAGGGATTTGGTGGCCGAGAGACCACCACTGGCTGACCCAAGTGGTTGAGGTCCcgtgtttgtttctttttgaaggTACTGATTTCCTCATGGCGGGCCAGCACACCGCTGCCTGCAGAGCACTTACCAGGAGGAAAAAGGCATGGTGGGCGAATGCCATGGGCAACATCCACATGCACTGCTGGCAG ATTGATGAATACATTATATTCTGGCATTACCATGTCATTTACACGAAAGGCCCTAAAACTGAGGGCGATtgcaatgtttttcttttcacttttacgTTGTTGATGGCTGAAGTTTTGAAGCTATACATCAGTAGAAGAATCTTGGCACAAATTTGA